A region from the Cryptococcus decagattii chromosome 5, complete sequence genome encodes:
- a CDS encoding mitotic-spindle organizing protein 1 — protein sequence MSSTQDEAILRNARETIDSLYDLSQLLQTGLDKSTLSICVGMIEQGANPDTLAAVIKELRAENEALNSQGIA from the exons ATGTCGTCCACCCAGGATGAGGCCATACTGCGGAATGCAAGGGAAACCATAGACT CTTTATATGACCTTTCCCAGTTGCTTCAAACCG GGCTGGACAAGAGCACTCTCTCAATCTGCGTCGGTATGATAGAACAAGGCGCCAACCCCGATACCCTGGCT GCTGTCATCAAAGAGTTACGAGCGGAGAATGAAGCTCTTAACTCTCAAGGCATTGCTTAG